One Synechococcus sp. PROS-9-1 DNA window includes the following coding sequences:
- a CDS encoding shikimate dehydrogenase — protein sequence MISGTTALVALLGQPVSHSLSPVMQNAALKAMGLDWSFLALPCNANNLATVLKGLEAVGCRGLNVTIPHKQAVSLLCDELSPLAQRLGAVNTMIPLPNGGWQGHNTDVEGFLAPLLHNNGDWNGTRTVVLGCGGSARAVVAGLQDLNPSEITIVGRRAETLQPFCSDLQQGRPANSVQLLPLLDNDPQLQTRIKQADLVVNTTPIGMSSHQPDQGPVLPLGVDIWNNLTAHTVLYDLIYTPRPTPWLQRGEALGCRTYDGLEMLVQQGAAALRCWSGMDEVPVEAMREAALKNLSHP from the coding sequence ATGATCAGCGGAACCACAGCACTGGTCGCACTGTTGGGACAACCAGTGAGCCACTCACTCTCACCGGTGATGCAAAACGCAGCCCTGAAGGCGATGGGGCTCGACTGGAGCTTCCTGGCACTGCCCTGCAACGCTAATAATCTCGCCACCGTGCTCAAGGGGCTGGAGGCCGTGGGCTGCCGTGGCCTCAACGTCACCATCCCGCATAAACAGGCCGTCTCCCTGCTCTGTGACGAACTCAGTCCGCTGGCTCAACGGCTCGGGGCCGTTAACACCATGATTCCATTGCCCAATGGTGGCTGGCAAGGACATAACACCGATGTAGAGGGCTTTTTGGCCCCGCTCCTACACAACAACGGGGACTGGAACGGAACGCGAACTGTGGTGTTGGGTTGTGGTGGCAGCGCCCGAGCGGTTGTAGCGGGTTTGCAAGATTTAAACCCAAGCGAAATCACAATCGTGGGGCGTCGGGCTGAAACACTCCAACCGTTTTGCAGCGATCTCCAGCAAGGAAGACCTGCCAACAGTGTTCAGTTACTCCCTCTTTTGGACAACGACCCACAACTTCAAACCCGAATTAAGCAAGCGGATCTAGTGGTCAACACCACCCCCATTGGCATGAGCAGCCATCAGCCTGATCAAGGTCCCGTTCTGCCGCTCGGCGTGGACATCTGGAACAACCTCACCGCTCACACCGTGCTCTACGACCTCATCTACACACCTCGGCCCACGCCATGGCTGCAACGCGGGGAGGCGTTGGGCTGCCGCACCTATGACGGCCTAGAGATGCTTGTGCAGCAAGGGGCCGCTGCTCTCCGCTGTTGGAGCGGCATGGATGAGGTTCCGGTGGAAGCGATGCGGGAAGCAGCACTCAAAAACCTGAGCCATCCGTAA